TTTTCATAAAAAAGTGCAGATGATTTTATATGCTGTCCAAGTTGTTCAAACTCACTTGGAAACATAAATAAATACCCAATAAGTAATGTAGTAGTTAAAACTACTATTAATGCAGGAAATATTCTTCGTATACGATTTCTATAAAACTCTTTTAAAGAAAAACTGTTTGATTCTAGTTTTGTATATATTATTTGTGTTATCAAATATCCAGATAATACAAAAAATATATCAACTCCTACATATCCAAATGAAAAATATTTTGGCCATATATGAAATAGAAGAACAAGAGATATTGCTATACCTCTTAATCCATCTATTGAAGAGTTATACTTTAGACTATGGTTAACTATTGGAATAAAAGTTTTCAATTTTATAAATTCTTTACGATATATGCAATTTCTTCATCTGTTACATAAGGATTCATAGGTAAACTCATAATTTCCTCTGATACTATCTCAGAAATAGGAAAATCACCTTTTTTATATCCAAGATATTTAAAACACTCTTGAAGATGAAGTGGCATTGGATAGTGAACTGCTGTTGGAATTCCAGCTTCTTTTAATCTATTTTGAACTTCATCTCTATTTTTTACTCTTATTGAGTATTGAGCCCAAGCTGATATTGCTTTTTTATCCACAAAAGGAAGTACTAATCCTGATTTATTTTCTAAAGCTTTTGTATATTTAGAAGCTACTTCAGCTCTTTTTGCCAAGTCTTTTGGATAATATTTTAGTTTTACATTAAGCACAGCTGCTTGTATAGTATCGAGTCTTCCACCCATACCAATATATTTATGATGATATCTTTTTGATTGACCATGAAGTCGTAAACTTTTCATTTTATTTGCTATTTCTTCATCATTTGTGAAAACAGCTCCTCCATCACCATAACAACCTAATGGTTTTGCAGGGAAAAATGAAGTTGTTGAAATATCAGCAAGTGCAGAATCTGTAATGCCATCATAAGTAGAACCAAAACTTTGTGCACCATCTATAATTACTTTTAAGTTATACTTTTGGGCTATTTGGTTTACTTTATCCATATCAGCAGGTTGTCCATAAAGTGATACAGGAATGATAGCTTTTGTTTTTGAAGTGATTTTTTCTTCTATTAAATCAGGATTAATATTATAAGTTTTTTCATCAATATCTACAAATACAGGAATTGCACCTAAAAATGCTATCATTTCAGCCGTTGCTATAAAAGTAAAAGGCGTAGTTATCACTTCATCACCTGGTTTTATATCAAGTGCCATCATAGCAATAAGTAATGCATCTGTTCCATTACTACAAGATACAGCGTATTTTGCACCAGTAAATTCTTCAAGACTTTTTTCAAGTTCTTGTACTTCATTTCCCATGATAAAGTTGCAATTTCTTGCCACTTTTAAAATAGCATTTTCTATTTCATCTTTGTATAATTCATGTTGATATTGTAAGTTTGCAAAATCTATCTTCATTTTTACTCTTCTATTAAAATTAAATTATTATTTTGGATTTTATATTTACTATTATCAAAAGTATCAACTGCTTCATCATATTCATCAAATTTCAGTGTATTTCCAGCTTTTGATACCCATCCAATTTGCTTTGCAGGAACTCCAACCATAAGTGCATACGGTTTTACATCCTTATTTACAACAGCTCCTGAACCAATTAATGCAAATTCTCCAATAGTTACACCACAAACAACAGTAGCATTTGCTCCAATGCTACAGCCTTTTTTAAGAACTGTTTTTTTGAATTCTTCACGTCGAACTATAAAAGCTCTTGGATTTATAACATTTGTAAATACCATAGAAGGGCCAAGAAAAACATCATCTTCTACTTCAACACCTTCATAAATAGAAATATTATTTTGAACCTTTACACCATTTCCTATATTTACTTTTGGTCCAACTACACAATTCTGCCCAAATGAACAATTATTCCCAATATTTGAACCACTTAAAATATGCGAAAAATGCCAGATTTTCGTATTTTCACCTATAGTTACATTTTCATCAACATAGCAAGATTCATGTGCAAAAAAAGAAGCCATAACTTTAACCTAATATTTTTTTACAAAAAGGATGATAGTCTCCTACTAGTCCAATAGGATTAAGTTTTCTTATTTCAGAAACTATATTGATTGAATTTCTAGCTTCTTTTAATCCAAAACCTTCACCATTTAATATATGTTGGTAACTTTTTGTATGTAAATCAGTAAAACCATCACTAAATTCAAACTCCTCACCATCAACTGTTATACTTCTAAATGTTCTTTTTCCTGTAGCTTTTATTTCATCTGGAATATAATCATAATTCACTGATAAAAACCATCTAACATTAGCATTTTTTAGTTTCATATAACCAGCATTTGCATCTGCTTGTTTTAAATGAACAAGATTTTCTTCTATTGGACCAAATATCCAAGATAACATATCAAAAAAATGAACTCCAATATTTGAAGCTATTCCACCAGATTTTGATTCATCACCTTTCCACGATACAAAATACCATTTTCCACGGCTTGTTAAATATGTCAAATCAATATCATATATTTTATTTGGATTTTTTTCTAACTCTTTAGAAATTTTTTCTTTTAATGCAATTATAGAGTCATGAAGTCTTAACTGCAATATATTATAAACTTTTTTGCCAGTCTCTTTTTCAATTATTTCAAGCTGATCTATATTATGAGGATTTAAAACTAAAGGTTTTTCGCAAATTGCATGAGCTCCACTTTTTAATGCAAATCTTATATGACTATCATGCAAGTAATTTGGAGTAGTAATAGCCATATATTCTATTTTTTTATTTCCATCTCTATGCCATTTATCAACAAATCTGTCAAATCTTTCAAATTCTGTAAAAAAAGAAGCTTCTGGAAAATTACTATCCATAATACCAATACCATCATAAGGATCAAGTGCTGCTACAAGTTCATTACCTGTATCTTTAATAGCTTTCATATGTCTTGGTGCAATATAACCACTTGCCCCAATAAGTGCAAAATTTTTTTTATTTGGCATCTTTATAATCTCCCATCTGTTTCATCTAAAATAGATTTAATATCAAATACTACATTATTATCTGTTTTAAGTTTTAATTCTTTAAATTCATTGTGAGCTACAGCTAAAACTATCGCTTCATATTTAGCTATATTTAACTCTTTTATTAGTTTTAAATTATATTCATGTTCCACTTCTTTTGCATCTGCCCATGGATCATAAATATCTATATTACATCCAAACTCTTGTAGTTCTTCTATTACATCTATTACTCTACTATTTCTTATATCTGGACAATTTTCTTTAAAAGTAATTCCAAGTACTAGAACATTTGAACCTTCTATTTTATGACCTTTTTTTATCATTAATTTTATTACTTGATTAGCTACATAGATTCCCATATTATCATTTAGTCTTCTTCCTGCTAGTATGATTTCAGGGTTATAACCTATACTTTGAGCTTTATGAGTAAGATAGTATGGATCTACACCGATACAATGTCCTCCAACTAATCCCGGTCTAAATGGCAAAAAATTCCATTTAGTTCCAGCTGCTGCTAAAACATCATTTGTATTGATACCAAGTTTATTAAAAATAATTGCTAGTTCATTTACAAAAGCTATATTTATATCTCTTTGAGAGTTTTCTATAACTTTTGCAGCTTCTGCAACTTTTATTGTAGGTGCTAGATGAGTACCAGCTGTTATGATACTTGCATATAATTCATTTACTTTTTTACCAATTTCAGGAGTACTTCCTGAAGTTACTTTAAGTATTTTAGTAACAGTATGCTCTTTATCCCCTGGATTGATTCTTTCTGGGCTATATCCACAGAAGAAATCAACATTAAATTTTAAATTTGAGAATTTCTCAAGCACAGGAACACAGTCTTCTTCTGTTGCACCTGGATAAACTGTTGATTCATAAATAACTATATCATCTTTTTTAAGAACTTTTCCTACTGTTTCGCTAGCTTTTATTAAAGGAGTTAAGTCAGGTCTTTTGTTTTTGTCTATTGGCGTTGGAACGGTTACAATATAAATATTACACTCTTTTATATCATTTATATCTAATGAAAATTTCATACCATTTTTTATTGCTTCTTTTACTTGATTTTCTGTTAGTTCTAATGTTCTATCATATCCACTTGAAAGTTCATCTATTCTCCATTTTGATATATCAAAACCTACTACTTCATATTTACTACTAAAAGCATGAGCT
The DNA window shown above is from Arcobacter lacus and carries:
- a CDS encoding acyltransferase, encoding MASFFAHESCYVDENVTIGENTKIWHFSHILSGSNIGNNCSFGQNCVVGPKVNIGNGVKVQNNISIYEGVEVEDDVFLGPSMVFTNVINPRAFIVRREEFKKTVLKKGCSIGANATVVCGVTIGEFALIGSGAVVNKDVKPYALMVGVPAKQIGWVSKAGNTLKFDEYDEAVDTFDNSKYKIQNNNLILIEE
- a CDS encoding DegT/DnrJ/EryC1/StrS family aminotransferase, which translates into the protein MKIDFANLQYQHELYKDEIENAILKVARNCNFIMGNEVQELEKSLEEFTGAKYAVSCSNGTDALLIAMMALDIKPGDEVITTPFTFIATAEMIAFLGAIPVFVDIDEKTYNINPDLIEEKITSKTKAIIPVSLYGQPADMDKVNQIAQKYNLKVIIDGAQSFGSTYDGITDSALADISTTSFFPAKPLGCYGDGGAVFTNDEEIANKMKSLRLHGQSKRYHHKYIGMGGRLDTIQAAVLNVKLKYYPKDLAKRAEVASKYTKALENKSGLVLPFVDKKAISAWAQYSIRVKNRDEVQNRLKEAGIPTAVHYPMPLHLQECFKYLGYKKGDFPISEIVSEEIMSLPMNPYVTDEEIAYIVKNL
- a CDS encoding Gfo/Idh/MocA family protein, whose translation is MPNKKNFALIGASGYIAPRHMKAIKDTGNELVAALDPYDGIGIMDSNFPEASFFTEFERFDRFVDKWHRDGNKKIEYMAITTPNYLHDSHIRFALKSGAHAICEKPLVLNPHNIDQLEIIEKETGKKVYNILQLRLHDSIIALKEKISKELEKNPNKIYDIDLTYLTSRGKWYFVSWKGDESKSGGIASNIGVHFFDMLSWIFGPIEENLVHLKQADANAGYMKLKNANVRWFLSVNYDYIPDEIKATGKRTFRSITVDGEEFEFSDGFTDLHTKSYQHILNGEGFGLKEARNSINIVSEIRKLNPIGLVGDYHPFCKKILG
- the tviB gene encoding Vi polysaccharide biosynthesis UDP-N-acetylglucosamine C-6 dehydrogenase TviB, producing MSKICVIGLGYVGLPLAHAFSSKYEVVGFDISKWRIDELSSGYDRTLELTENQVKEAIKNGMKFSLDINDIKECNIYIVTVPTPIDKNKRPDLTPLIKASETVGKVLKKDDIVIYESTVYPGATEEDCVPVLEKFSNLKFNVDFFCGYSPERINPGDKEHTVTKILKVTSGSTPEIGKKVNELYASIITAGTHLAPTIKVAEAAKVIENSQRDINIAFVNELAIIFNKLGINTNDVLAAAGTKWNFLPFRPGLVGGHCIGVDPYYLTHKAQSIGYNPEIILAGRRLNDNMGIYVANQVIKLMIKKGHKIEGSNVLVLGITFKENCPDIRNSRVIDVIEELQEFGCNIDIYDPWADAKEVEHEYNLKLIKELNIAKYEAIVLAVAHNEFKELKLKTDNNVVFDIKSILDETDGRL